The sequence CCGGCTCGACCCACGATGCCCGCGGCCTGCGCATGGCATCCAGCGCCGAGGTCCAAGCGCGCGTAAGCTGGCGGCTGCACGAGAAGTTCGAACGCGGTCGCGACGAGATCGTACGCACACAGCACTTCGGCGAAGCGCAGCCCAAGCTGCTGCTGGTCTCGTACGGCGGCTCGGCGCGCGCTGCAAGGCAGGCGCTGACCCGGCTGCTCGACCAGGGACGCGACGCGGGCCTGCTCAAACTCGACACGCTCTGGCCGTTTCCCGAGCAGCAGCTGCAAGCCGCGGCGGCCAAGGCCGATCAGGTACTGGTGGTTGAGGCCAACTGCGGACAGATCGTACTCGAGGTCGAGCGGCTGCTGCGCAACGGCCCGCGTGTGACCGCGCACCTGCGGCACGATGGCGAGGCGATAACTCCCAGCGAGGTGCTCGCCGCGGCGGAGGCGCTATGAGCGAAAGGCTGCTGACCCAGTACCCCGAGGAGCTACGGCCCGAGGCGTTCCCCACCACGTTCTGCCCCGGCTGCGGACACGTGCCGCTGATGACCGCGATTTTCGAGGCCTACCGGCTCAAGGGGCTCAAGCTGCGCGACACGACGTTCGTCTCGGGCATTGGCTGCGCTTCCTGGATTCCCAGCCCGCATTTCAAGGCCGACACCCTGCACACTACCCACGGCCGACCGATCGCCTTTGCCACGGGCGTCAAACTCGCCGCGCCGCAGCGGCGGGTGATGGTCATCTCGGGTGACGGCGACCTGGCGAGCATCGGCGGCAACCATCTGATCCACGCCGCCCGGCGCGACGTGCCGATCGTCGCGATCTGCGCCAACAACTTTATCTACGGTATGACCGGCGGTCAGGTCGCAGCGACCACGCCGTTGGGTCACATCACGCTGACCACGCCCTGGGGCAACGAGGAGCCGCCGTTCGACCTGTGCAAACTGGTGCTCGCGGCGGGCGCGCGCTTTGTCGCCCGTTGGTACGTCGGCCATCGCCGAGAGCTGATCGAGACCATCGCCGCCGCCCTGGATCACGAGGGGTTCGCCTTTATCGAGGCGATCTCGCTGTGCCCCACGGCCCACGAGCGACGCAACAAGCCCCGCGGCATGGGAGTGACCAAAGATCTGTTCGTCACCATCGAGCAGGCGCAGGGAATGACCGAGCAGGAATTGGAACCGAAGATCGTCTGCGGCCGTTTCGCCGCGGATTCGACCAGGAGGAATAAATGAGCAATAGCCAAGACCAACCTAAGCGGCGCACGCGCCAGAAACGTTCCTGGGCCGAGCCGTTCAAGATCAAGGTTGTCGAACCAATCAAAATGACCACCCGCGAGTCTCGCGCAAAGAGCTTGATCGAGGCGGGCTACAATACGTTTTTGCTGCGCTCGGACGATGTGTACATCGATCTGCTGACCGACTCGGGAACCTCGGCGATGTCGGACAACCAGTGGGCCGGAATGATGCTTGGCGACGAGGCCTACGCCGGGTCCAAGAACTTCTACAACATGGTCGAGGCCGTGCGCCACTACTACGGCTACAAGTACGTGGTGCCCACCCACCAGGGGCGTGGGGCCGAACACATCCTCAGCCAGTTGATGATCAAGCCCGGCGACGTGGTCCCGGGCAACATGTACTTCACCACAACCAAGCTGCATCAGGAGCTGGCCGGCGGAAAGTTCGCGGACATCATCATCGACGAGGCCCACGACCCGCAAAGCCAGCACCCGTTCAAGGGGAACGTCGACCTGGATAAGCTGCAACGGCTGATCGACGAGTACGGCGCCGAGCGCATCTCCTACGTCTGCCTCGAGGGTAACGTCAACATGGCCGGCGGCCAGCCGTTCAGCATGGGGAACCTCCAGCAGCTCAGCGCATTGTGTAAAGAGCACGGAATTAAAATCATGCTCGACGCCACGCGCACCGTGGAGAACGCCTACTTTATCAAACAGCGTGAGCCGGGCTTCGAGGAGCTGACGATCGCCCAGATCCTGAAGAAGATCTGCTCCTACACCGACGGGTGCACGATCAGCGCCAAGAAGGACTGCCTGGTCAACATCGGCGGCTTCCTGGCGGTCAACGACGAGGAGCTGTTCGACCGCGCGCGCAACATGGTCGTGATCTACGAGGGGCTGCACACCTACGGCGGCATGGCCGGCCGCGACATGGAGGCGTTGGCGCGCGGCATCGTCGAGTCGGTGGAGTTCGACCACATCCGCGCGCGCATCGGGCAGACCCAGTATTTGGGCCAGAAGCTGCTCGACGCGGGCGTGCCGATCGTCGAGCCCATCGGCAGCCACGCGATCTACCTCGACGCCAAGCGCTTGCTGCCGCATTTACCCCAGGACCAGTTCCCGGCCCAGGCGCTGGCAGCGGAGCTTTATCTCGACTCCGGCGTACGCGCCATGGAACGTGGTGTGGTCAGCGCCGGACGCAACCCCGAGACCGGCGACCACAACTATCCCAAGCTCGAGCTGGTGCGGTTGACGCTGCCGCGCCGGGTCTACACCCAGGCGCACATGGACGTGGTGGCCGAGAGCTGCGAGGAGGTCTTCTGGAACCGCGAGCTGATCCGCGGGCTGAAGATGGTCTACGAGCCGCAGTATCTGCGCTTTTTCCAGGCGCGCTTCGAGCAGCTGTAGCGAGCCCAAACATTTCAGGCTGATCCGCGGGGCCGGGCGTTCGTCCGGCCCTGTTTGTATTCGGCCACAGGCTGCGCAGCCGCGCTGGTGTATAATCGGGGCGCATGACGAACCGCGAGAGGTTGGATTGATGCGTCTACGATGCCTGCTGTTGCTGCTGCTCGTACCGGCTCTGGTACTCCTCGCGTCTTTTGCCTGCGAAGACGGCGGAGGCGACGATGAGGACGACAGCGACGATGACGATGATTCCGGCGACGACGACTCGGGCGGCGACGGTGAGCCGCCGACGATGCGTACGGTGACCGAGCTTGGAAATACCGACGACCAGACCGGCCCCTATCCGGTGGAAGCGCGGATCACGGACAACGTCAGAGTCGCGGGCGTGCGGCTTTATTACGATCTGGGCCAGGGCTTCCAGGATTTCTGGATGACCAAATTCGGCGCCGACGGCTATCGCGGACAGATCCCGGGCCAGGAAGCGGGGTCCACGATCCGCTACTTTGTCAAAGCCTGGGACGATGCGCTCAACGAATCGTACTGGCCCGCTGGCGGCCAGGACGCGCCCCAGGTGTTCCACGTGCGCGGCACCGTGGCCTTGGCTTATGATGACGACCTGCTGCCCGATTCGTATTACGGCGTGCAGCGCGCCGGCGACTGCCTGGTGGTGCGTTTCACCCCGCCGAGCTACCCGGCGCAGTTCCTGACCTTCAGCCATTACATCTGGGATTACCAGATGCCTCCCGATGATCGCTACCGGCCCATCGTGCTGTTCGACCCCAGCGCCTCGGGCATTCCGCCGATGCCCAACGTGCCCAACGTGCCCAACGACGGTATTTGGCGCGGCGAGATTGTGGAAGAGGGCACCATTGAGCGCCGTACTTGGTACAACTTCGAGTTCGACGGCGAGCCCGAGCTGGAGCAGGCGCTGGAGTCGGGCGACGCCTACATCGGCGTGGAGTTCGTCGAGGTGGCGAACGACGAAGAGGATATCCTCACCTTCGGTCTGGACACCACCGATCCGACCCATGCACGCACCTGGTACTTCGACCAGAGTCGGCTGACCTGGATCAACATCGACGAACATCTGCACGTCAAGGGCAACCTGATGTTCCGCAGCAGCGTCCAGTTGCAATAGCCGAGGCTGGCCGCCTGATGTGTAAACCCACTGCCGTGGACCCAGTTCTTCGGCTGCCGCTGATCGTTCTTCTGCTGTTGTGCCTGTTTATTGCGGCTTGCGGCGACCGGCAACAACCTCCAGCTCAACGCAGTCACGAGGCGCCCGATGTGAGCTTCGGTGCAAACCGCGCAGCCGCGGTCTCGGCCACGGACTGGCCGCGGGCGTTGGTCGCGCCCGAGGTGCGTGAGCTGCCGCAATTGCGTCCCGGCCAGGCGATTGCGGGCAAGCCCGGCGGTCCATTGGTGGTGCTGGGGATCGACGGCGCGGACTGGCAGGTGCTTGGGCCGCTACTGGCGCGCGGCGAGCTGCCCAATCTGGCGCGTATTTTGGCCTGCGGAGCGTACGGGTTTTTGGAAACCGACGTGGGCTACTCGCCGATCTCCTGGTCGACCATCGCCTGCGGCGCATCGCGTGACCGCCACGGCGTGGGCTATCAGACGGCCCTGGACCCGCAGCTCAGCTCGCGGCTCAAGGTGCCGCCGCTGTGGGAGATCGCCCTGGACCGCGGGCGCTCGGTGGGCGTGGTGCAGGCCTACTTCGGCATGGGATTGCCCGACAAGCGCGGCAGCTATTGGGGCATGCTCAAGTGGCCGCAGAACGAGATCGAGCTTTACAACGCACAGCTCCCCGAGGGCCTGTCAGCCGCGATGCCCCAAGGATTCGCCGAACTCAACCGCAGCGACGTCAAGGCCTATTTGGCCACCGAGCGGCTGCCCGATTTGTTCTTCACGATCATCGACAGTCTCGACGTAGCCTGCCATTACAACCTGCACGGGTTCGTTGCCGCGCGTCCCGGGGCCGCGCCGTCCGAGCCATCCGCCGCAATGCTGCGGGCGATGGCGCAGCGCATAGAACAGACCGCCGTCGGTATCGATGCCGTGCTGGGCTACGTCTGGGATCGTCTGCCAGAGCAGGCGACCCTGGTGCTGGTCAGCGACCACGGACAGGGGATTCTCGACCTGCGCTACGAGCTGCGGCCGGGATGGGCCATGTTGCAGGCCCTGGGTTGCGAATCCATCGAGCCCGGTCAACAGGCCTGCCGCATCGAGGCCGGGACGCTCGATGTGCGGTATGAGCGCAAAACCTTGCGGCGTCCCTGGATCGAGCTGCGCGGTGTCGAGCTGCCGCTGGAAGTCGAGTACGGCTCGATCGAGATCAGGCCCGGCAACGTCGATGCGGCGCAGTACGCAGCTTGGGCCGACGCCTTGGAGCAGAGTCTGCCGCGCCAGGGGCCCGAGGCGTTGTACTCAAAAGTGCAGCGTGATGGTGAGCGGATCGTACTGCAGCCGCTCGATCCGTGGCGCGCGGTGCTCGAGGCAAAGCCCCATGAGCAGATGGCGCAGTGGGAGCGCTACCCGCGTTTTCTTGCCAATCACGGCGAGGCAAACCCGGGGATAGTGGTTTTTGCCGGGCCGGGGATCATGCCCGGCCGCACGATCGAGGGTGCACGCCTCGAGGATGTCGCGCCCACCGCGCTCTATGCCATGGGCCTGGCTCCGGCCGACACCATGACCGGCCGCGTGCTCAGCCAGGCGTTCAGCGAGCAGCGGCTGGCCGCTTACCCGCCCAAACCGCCGCGCAGCTATGCGCGCGTGGAGTGCCAGGCGCCGCCGGGCGCGGACGCGCAGACCCTGGAGCGCCTCAGGTCGCTGGGCTACCTGCACTAGGCGGCTTGGCGCCGCGGCCAAACACGCGCAGTACGCTGGTCCTATTACAATGGGCCTCCCCGCGACGAAAGATTTTGGGGGTAGGCAAAGGTCGATAAATCGATCTTTGTGTGTAGGCTCGCCTGGGGGCACCTTTGAGGTGCCCGCAAAACTCGCGAGCGGACCAGGGTCGTAGTGCAACGACCTTCTCCGCGACGGCAGCTTTGAGGTGCGGCCAAACACGCGCAGTACGCTGGTCCTATTACAATGGGCCTCCCCGCGACGAAAGATTTTGGGGGTAGGCAAAGGTCGACAAATCGATCTTTGTGTGTAGGCTCGCCGGGGGGCACCTTGTGAGGTGCCCGCAAAACTTGCGCAGCACGACCCAACGCTCCGCCCCGCGTCGCGGCATGGGTCGACGCTAGACGACCAGGGAAATCTGCGAGCCATGCCCCGGCTCGAAGCCGCCCCCGCGAGCGTTTGCTCAAATATTGTAATTACAATATTTATCCCCCTTGTTCCTCGGCATATCAGGATAAAGCTGCGGATCAGCGTTGACAGCGCCGGGCATGCTGATTACAATCTGCGCCCGGTCCTAGGGGCCGGTAAAGCTCTGAACCCACGGAGGCGCTTGTGCAAAAAGATCAGCTGCTCAAATTGACCGTTCCCAAACTGCGCGAAGAGGCGCTGAAAGTCGAGACCATCTCCGGTGTCACCGGGATGAGCAAGACCGAGCTGATCCACGAGCTCGCCGCGCACTTCGGCATCGTGATTGATGTCGAAAAAAAGAAACGCGTCGACACCTCGGTGTTGAAGAAGCAGCAGAAGGCGCTACGCGAGGAGAAGGAAAAGATCCGCCCCGAGGCCGACCGCAAGCAGCTCAACATTTTGCGCAAGAAGATCAAGAAGACCAAACGCCAGACCCGCAAGGCCGTGATCTAGCCCGGACTTATTCATGCTGTAAAATAAAAGCCCCCGCCGATCGGCGGGGGCTTTTTTATTGCGGTCTCGGATGATCGATTACTTGGGGATCTTCTCGGCGTCGGCCAGGAAGCGCTCGAGGCCGAGGTCGGTCAGCGGGTGATTGAACATCTTGTCGAACACCGAATAGGGCACGGTGCAGATGTCTGCGCCGATCAGCGCGGCCTGCTGTATGTGCAGCGGGTGGCGCACCGAGGCCACGATCACCTGCGTTGCCATGTCGTAGTTCGCGTACATCTGCACGATTTGCTCGATCAGCTCCATCCCGTCGGTGGAGATGTCGTCCAGTCGGCCGATGAACGGGCTGACGTAAGCGGCGCCGGCTTTGGCCACCAGCAGCGCCTGCAGCGGCTGGAAGCACAGCGTAGCGTTGACCTTGATCCCTTCGGATGCCAGCTGCTTGATCGCCTTGATCCCCTCGCGGATGATCGGCACCTTGACCACGACGTTCTCGTGGACCGCGGCGAGCTTGCGTCCTTCGGCCACGATGCCATCGCAGTCGGTGGAGAGCACCTCGAAGCTGATCGGGCCGTCGACGATCTCTAAAATTTTGGGTACGATTTCGGCAAAGGGCATGCCGGTCTTGGCCACCAGCGAGGGGTTGGTGGTCACGCCGTCGATCACGCCGTAGCTCGCGCCTGCCCGTAGCTGCTCCAGATCGGCGGTATCAAGATAGATGTCCATGGTCACTCCTTATCGAGCCTGGAAACATTTGTATTGTGCACACATTGTAGCCGCGTCGCGGCTGGGGACAAGGTCTATTCAACTTCCGCGCCGAGCATTTTGCGAATGCCGCGCACAGCCTGTTTGATTCGTGGTTCGTTTTCGACCAGGGCGAAGCGCACGTAGCCCTCGCCGAACTCGCCGAAGCCGATGCCCGGGCTGGCCGCCACTTTGGCCTCGGCCACCAGCCGTTTGCAAAAGGCCAGCGAACCCTCGTCGCGGTACTGCTCGGGAATCTGAGCCCAGACGAACATCGTGCCGCGCGGCTTATCCACCGGCCAACCGGCGCGCACCAGCCCGTCGCACAGCGCGTCGCGCCGCGAGCGATAGGTCTCGACGATCCCGCGCGTCACCTCGGGGTCGGAGCGCAACGCGATCACTGCCGCGATCTGGATCGGCTGAAATACTCCGTAATCCAGGTAGCTCTTCATGCGGCCCAGGGCCGCGATCATCTGCTTGTTGCCCACGGCGAAGCCCACGCGCCAGCCGGGCATGTTGTAACTCTTGGACAGCGAGTAGAACTCCACGCCCACGTCCTTGGCCCCGGGCACCTGCATCAGGCTCGGAGCCCGGCCCTCGAACATCAGATCAGCGTAGGCGAAATCGTGGATCAGCATCACCTGGTTGCGCCGCGCCCAATCGACCAGCCGTTCGAAGAACTCGAGGTCGACCATCGCCGCGGTCGGGTTGTGCGGGAAGCTGAAGATCAGCGCCTTGGGCTTGGGCCAGGTAGTGCGGCCGGCCTCGAGCAGGTCGGCGAAGAAGTCGCGGTCCGGGCCGATCGGCACCGAGCGGATGTTGCCGCCGGCGATGCCCACCGAGTAGATGTGGATCGGGTAGGTTGGGTTGGGCACGAACACTACGTCCTCGGGTCCGATGCAGGCCAGCACCAGGTGCGCCAGCCCTTCCTTGGAGCCAATGGTGACGATCGCCTCGTGCTCGGGGTCGATATCTACGTCGTAGCGCTCGGAGTAGTGCTCCGCGATTTGGTTGCGCAGGCCGGGGATCCCCTTGCTCATCGAGTAGCGGTGGTTCTTGGTTTCACGCACGGCCTCGACCAGCCGCTCGACAATGTGCGGCGGCGTGGAGCCGTCGGGGTTGCCCATTCCGAGGTTGATGATGTCGTCGCCGGCGCGGCGTGCGGCCATCATCTGCTGCACTACCTCGGAGAAGACGTAGGGTGGCAGACGCCGCATGCGGTGGAATCGTTCGGAGAGCCAGTTGTCGGTCATCGGCGCTCAGCCCCGCTCGAAGAACGTGCGGTACGCCTGGTAGGTGGCGTAGAGGTCGGCCTTGCTCACCAGCTCGAACGGGCTGTGCATCGAGAGCAGCGCCGGGCCGCAGTCGAGCACCTCCGGGCCGTGCAGCGCCACGAACTTGGCGATCGTGCCGCCGCCCCCGAGGTCGACGCGTCCCATGCCCGCCGCCTGCCAGGGGACTTTGCCGGTATTGAGGATCCGCCGCACCTTGCCCAGGAACTCGGCCGAGGCGTCCGACGCGCCGGACTTGCCGCGCGAGCCGGTGTACTTGGTCAGCACCACGCCGTTGCCGATCAGCGCGGCGTTGCGCTTATCGTGGACTTCGGGCCAACCCGGATCGAGGGCTGCCGTCACATCGGCCGAGAGCACCTCGGAGGCCGCCAGCAGTCGGCGCAGTCCGCGCTCGGAATCGTCCCCGCCCTTGATCCGCAGCAGCTCGCCGAGGAACTCGAGCCAGAAACGACCCTGGGCACCGGTGTTGCCCTCGGAACCGATCTCCTCCTTGTCGAACAGCAGCGTGGCGATGTTGCGGCCCGAGCGCTTGGCGTCGATCAGTGCGCGCAGACCGGTGTAGGCGCAGCAGCGGTCGTCGTGCCCATAGCCGCCGATCAGCTCGCCGTCGAATCCAACGTCCACGGCCTTGCCCGCGGGCACGGCCTCGAGCTCGGCGCTGATCAGGTCCTCCTCGACCATGCCGTAGCGCTCGTTGAGCAGCGCGAGCACCGCGAGCTTGATGCGGTCTTTGCCCGTGCAATCGGGGTAGGGCGCGTGGCCTACGATCAGGTTGAGTTTCTCAGCGGGGAACGCCTCGGGTACGCGCTGGCGGTTCTGGTCCTGGCTCAGGTGCGGCAGCAGATCACTGACGCACAGCACTGGTTCGCCCGGCTCGTCGCCGATGCTGACCTCGACCGCATCGCCGTTGGCCAGCA comes from Candidatus Alcyoniella australis and encodes:
- a CDS encoding thiamine pyrophosphate-dependent enzyme, with translation MSERLLTQYPEELRPEAFPTTFCPGCGHVPLMTAIFEAYRLKGLKLRDTTFVSGIGCASWIPSPHFKADTLHTTHGRPIAFATGVKLAAPQRRVMVISGDGDLASIGGNHLIHAARRDVPIVAICANNFIYGMTGGQVAATTPLGHITLTTPWGNEEPPFDLCKLVLAAGARFVARWYVGHRRELIETIAAALDHEGFAFIEAISLCPTAHERRNKPRGMGVTKDLFVTIEQAQGMTEQELEPKIVCGRFAADSTRRNK
- a CDS encoding tyrosine phenol-lyase: MSNSQDQPKRRTRQKRSWAEPFKIKVVEPIKMTTRESRAKSLIEAGYNTFLLRSDDVYIDLLTDSGTSAMSDNQWAGMMLGDEAYAGSKNFYNMVEAVRHYYGYKYVVPTHQGRGAEHILSQLMIKPGDVVPGNMYFTTTKLHQELAGGKFADIIIDEAHDPQSQHPFKGNVDLDKLQRLIDEYGAERISYVCLEGNVNMAGGQPFSMGNLQQLSALCKEHGIKIMLDATRTVENAYFIKQREPGFEELTIAQILKKICSYTDGCTISAKKDCLVNIGGFLAVNDEELFDRARNMVVIYEGLHTYGGMAGRDMEALARGIVESVEFDHIRARIGQTQYLGQKLLDAGVPIVEPIGSHAIYLDAKRLLPHLPQDQFPAQALAAELYLDSGVRAMERGVVSAGRNPETGDHNYPKLELVRLTLPRRVYTQAHMDVVAESCEEVFWNRELIRGLKMVYEPQYLRFFQARFEQL
- a CDS encoding alkaline phosphatase family protein — translated: MCKPTAVDPVLRLPLIVLLLLCLFIAACGDRQQPPAQRSHEAPDVSFGANRAAAVSATDWPRALVAPEVRELPQLRPGQAIAGKPGGPLVVLGIDGADWQVLGPLLARGELPNLARILACGAYGFLETDVGYSPISWSTIACGASRDRHGVGYQTALDPQLSSRLKVPPLWEIALDRGRSVGVVQAYFGMGLPDKRGSYWGMLKWPQNEIELYNAQLPEGLSAAMPQGFAELNRSDVKAYLATERLPDLFFTIIDSLDVACHYNLHGFVAARPGAAPSEPSAAMLRAMAQRIEQTAVGIDAVLGYVWDRLPEQATLVLVSDHGQGILDLRYELRPGWAMLQALGCESIEPGQQACRIEAGTLDVRYERKTLRRPWIELRGVELPLEVEYGSIEIRPGNVDAAQYAAWADALEQSLPRQGPEALYSKVQRDGERIVLQPLDPWRAVLEAKPHEQMAQWERYPRFLANHGEANPGIVVFAGPGIMPGRTIEGARLEDVAPTALYAMGLAPADTMTGRVLSQAFSEQRLAAYPPKPPRSYARVECQAPPGADAQTLERLRSLGYLH
- the fsa gene encoding fructose-6-phosphate aldolase, with translation MDIYLDTADLEQLRAGASYGVIDGVTTNPSLVAKTGMPFAEIVPKILEIVDGPISFEVLSTDCDGIVAEGRKLAAVHENVVVKVPIIREGIKAIKQLASEGIKVNATLCFQPLQALLVAKAGAAYVSPFIGRLDDISTDGMELIEQIVQMYANYDMATQVIVASVRHPLHIQQAALIGADICTVPYSVFDKMFNHPLTDLGLERFLADAEKIPK
- a CDS encoding aminotransferase class I/II-fold pyridoxal phosphate-dependent enzyme; the protein is MTDNWLSERFHRMRRLPPYVFSEVVQQMMAARRAGDDIINLGMGNPDGSTPPHIVERLVEAVRETKNHRYSMSKGIPGLRNQIAEHYSERYDVDIDPEHEAIVTIGSKEGLAHLVLACIGPEDVVFVPNPTYPIHIYSVGIAGGNIRSVPIGPDRDFFADLLEAGRTTWPKPKALIFSFPHNPTAAMVDLEFFERLVDWARRNQVMLIHDFAYADLMFEGRAPSLMQVPGAKDVGVEFYSLSKSYNMPGWRVGFAVGNKQMIAALGRMKSYLDYGVFQPIQIAAVIALRSDPEVTRGIVETYRSRRDALCDGLVRAGWPVDKPRGTMFVWAQIPEQYRDEGSLAFCKRLVAEAKVAASPGIGFGEFGEGYVRFALVENEPRIKQAVRGIRKMLGAEVE
- a CDS encoding aminopeptidase, with protein sequence MAKSKQKADELLKKYTHETASAWDLLGRAGIDKAHSLAKDYVSFLDASKTERLAARRVAEILDQAGFTRLDKSSGSGKVYQVYRDKCVLAARIDGKSLDRMLMVGAHIDSPRLDLKGNPLYEESNLGLFKTHYYGGIKKYQWMARPLALQGVVLLANGDAVEVSIGDEPGEPVLCVSDLLPHLSQDQNRQRVPEAFPAEKLNLIVGHAPYPDCTGKDRIKLAVLALLNERYGMVEEDLISAELEAVPAGKAVDVGFDGELIGGYGHDDRCCAYTGLRALIDAKRSGRNIATLLFDKEEIGSEGNTGAQGRFWLEFLGELLRIKGGDDSERGLRRLLAASEVLSADVTAALDPGWPEVHDKRNAALIGNGVVLTKYTGSRGKSGASDASAEFLGKVRRILNTGKVPWQAAGMGRVDLGGGGTIAKFVALHGPEVLDCGPALLSMHSPFELVSKADLYATYQAYRTFFERG